The following nucleotide sequence is from Pseudomonadota bacterium.
CATATTCATTCATCAGGAAACCGACAGACCCCCGGTTCATGCCGTAGATCGGTTTTCCGGTGTTCATGAAGCGGTGCAGCGCCGACAGCATCAGTCCGTCCCCTCCCAAGGCCACCACGACATCAGCGTTATCGCTGGGGTGAAGACCATAGCGATCTTGCAGGCGCTCAAGAGCGGTTTGTGCTTCCTCAACAGAGCTGGCGATGAACCCAATGCGTTCGAAGCGAGGTGCCGACATGGTGGGGAGTTTCTCGATCTCTTCGGCCCTGATCCCAAGATGGAAGCCGGTGTTTTTCCGCCTGCATGCCATGATGTGGCGGTAATGTCATGCTGTAGCCCTCGTTCTGATCAAAGAGTTGCCCTATACTCACACGACCAGATGTTGCGCCGCAGCTGATCAGGCCAGCAACACAAGAGCCGGAACCTCAGCGTACGGCGCGCTCACGATATTTTGGACACTGCATCATGTTCCGCTGGTTCGAACAGCGTCTTGCCCCGTTTCCCGATGTGGCGCCGACACGGCCGCCTGGGACTTTGCTTGCGTTTTGCGCGCACTACACGCGCGGCGCTTGGCCGGCTATAGCCGCCGCCTCGGGCCTCGCTTTCATCATCGGTATCGGCGAAGTCTACGTTTACTCGTTTCTCGGCCAATTGGTGGATTGGCTCGTCAGCGCGGAACGCGAGACCTTCCTCGCCGATTACTGGCAGCGCATTGCCTGGATGGTTGCACTTATGCTGGTCGTCCTGCCCGCTGTGGTTATCCTGCAGACCGTGATCGTGCATCAGACGTTGATGGGTAACTATCCGATGCGCATCCGCTGGTGGGCGCATCGCTACCTGCTTGGTCAGAGCCAGAGTTTTTACGCTGACGAGTTTGCCGGACGCGTTGCCACGAAAATGATGCAGACCGCGATCGCCGTCCGCGAGAGCGTGCTCAAACTGTTTGATGTGCTGGTCTATGTGACCGCGTTCTTCATCGGTACGCTGGCCGTTGCGGCATCGGCCGATATCCGGCTGCTGGTACCGATGCTGCTTTGGCTTGCCGCCTATATCGCGATCCTTGTGTACTACGTGCCCCGGCTGCGCGATGTTGCCCAAATTCAGGCGGACGCTCGATCCGATATGACGGGCCGGGTTGTCGACAGCTACACCAACATAACCACGGTCAAGTTGTTCGCCCACGCCGGACGCGAAGAGAGCTACGCCCGCGAAGCGATGGCTCCGTTCCTCGATGCGGTTCATCGCCAGATGAGGCTCGCTAGCGGCTTCAACATAGCGCTTTACACGCTGAATATGCTGCTGCTGTTTGCGCTGGGTGCGTTGTCCATCCTGTTCTGGTTGACCGGCTCTATCTCCGTTGGCGCGATAGCGGTCGCGATGGGTCTGGCGTTGCGTCTTAACGGCATCTCCCAGTGGATCATGTGGGAGATGGCGGGGCTGTTTGAGAACATTGGAACGGTCTACGATGGCGTCGAACTACTTTCGAAAAAGCGAACCGTACAGGACCTACCCGATGCCCCGGACCTGCAAGTCGATCGCGGCGCGATAGGGTTCGAAGGAATCACCTTCCACTATGGCAAAGAAGGCGGCGTGATCGAGGGTCTCGATCTGGCGATAGAACCCGGCCAGAAGGTTGGTCTTATCGGCCGCTCCGGTGCAGGCAAGACAACCTTGGTCAATCTGTTGTTGCGGCTGCACGATCTTGAGGGTGGGCGGATAACGATTGATGGCCAATCCATCGCGGACGTTCGCCAGGATAGCTTGCGCGCGCACATCGGCGTGGTCACCCAAGACACAGCGCTTCTTCATCGATCAGTTCGGGATAACATCGCTTACGGCAGGCCGGATGCAAGCGAAGCGGATATACGCCAAGCGGTAGCCTTCGCCCGGGCCGATGCCTTTGTCGATGATCTTGAGGACCTTGAAGGTCGGCGCGGGCTGGATGCCCATGTCGGCGAGCGCGGGGTGAAGCTGTCTGGTGGTCAACGCCAGAGGATTGCCATCGCACGCGTGCTCCTCAAAAACGCGCCTTTGCTCGTGCTCGATGAGGCAACGTCGGCCCTCGACACCGAGGTTGAGGCTGCCATTCAGGACAGCCTTTATCAGTTGATGGCTGGCAAAAC
It contains:
- a CDS encoding ABC transporter ATP-binding protein; its protein translation is MFRWFEQRLAPFPDVAPTRPPGTLLAFCAHYTRGAWPAIAAASGLAFIIGIGEVYVYSFLGQLVDWLVSAERETFLADYWQRIAWMVALMLVVLPAVVILQTVIVHQTLMGNYPMRIRWWAHRYLLGQSQSFYADEFAGRVATKMMQTAIAVRESVLKLFDVLVYVTAFFIGTLAVAASADIRLLVPMLLWLAAYIAILVYYVPRLRDVAQIQADARSDMTGRVVDSYTNITTVKLFAHAGREESYAREAMAPFLDAVHRQMRLASGFNIALYTLNMLLLFALGALSILFWLTGSISVGAIAVAMGLALRLNGISQWIMWEMAGLFENIGTVYDGVELLSKKRTVQDLPDAPDLQVDRGAIGFEGITFHYGKEGGVIEGLDLAIEPGQKVGLIGRSGAGKTTLVNLLLRLHDLEGGRITIDGQSIADVRQDSLRAHIGVVTQDTALLHRSVRDNIAYGRPDASEADIRQAVAFARADAFVDDLEDLEGRRGLDAHVGERGVKLSGGQRQRIAIARVLLKNAPLLVLDEATSALDTEVEAAIQDSLYQLMAGKTVIAIAHRLSTIAEMDRLIVMDQGQIIEDGTHDSLLQAGGLYSQLWHRQSGGFLLDTQPKVEAAE